The DNA region ggaaaccagagcactcggaggaaacccatgcacacacggggagaatgtgcaaactccacacagacagtcgcccaaggctggatttgaacttgggaccctggtgctgtgaggcagcagtgctaaccactaagccaccatgctgtcctatGCTAAGTaggctgtacctttaagagagggacAATGCACTCTATAAACCCACAAAGTTAACCGTAAAACCATATTTATTTCAATGTCACGAGAGATGAATCTTTGGGAGAGTGTCAttcatcactctgacactgtgaaaCAAGTACAGAATAAGACAGGAGAAGACACATAACAGAGCCAGAAGACAAGATTGCAAGTTCCGATCACATCAAAAAACTGAATTTTTAAAGTGAAAATGTAGCTGAGACTTACCAGGAGAAGGTATTAAATGAATTTATTGTAGTTAGGGTAGAGCTTCTTTACTGCTGTCTCAAAACTGTCCTCTGGAGAAGAACAAAATGAAGATTGAAACACGTTTATCCATAAATTGacaacattcaatgaaatgatggTGCAATTATACAGAATTTCTGTATTTATACATATTTCCGCCCATGATGAATGAGTTTCACAAAATataatccagagagagagagagagacacacacacacatagacacagagagacagaaagagagaggcagacagaggctAAAGCTATTAAAGTAAAACCTCAGTTGCGCTGGTGTGTAATGCAGTATTAAGACTTCCAGAATCAACAAAACCACAATCTTCACAAATAAATGCAGAAATGACAAATATATCCCATCACAGTAAAATCCAATGTTGTCCATCACATACCAGGAACGTGCCAGTAAACCAAAAATGTCAACTGATGGAAAGTATATCGATTTTGATATTAACTATTACTATTCAATCATTTGAATCCTGTCGGTAGCTAATGGGCCTGGGGAGCTGCACGAGAGCAAAAGTCCATTTTGGTGGGTGGAGGTGTTATGATGGTTTCCTGCTCCCCCCTCCTCCAAATCTGGAAGTGGAAATGTCAATGCCTAGAAGAAGCCTGTCCCATTTGGAGTCCTATGGAGGGCTAAACTGATACAGTGGAATTTTCACCCCCTCAGTGGAAGTAAGTTTCACCCTTTGAGGTTGCTTGCAAATCTGACTGCTCAGTAGATCTGACAGCAATTTAGTATTGCAGACTGAAACCTGCCTCAAGAAGATGGCATGCAGGTAAACAAGAGGGGAACTGGGCAGGAGGTTTTAAGGTCTAGGTGGAGAGTGATGGGAGATACTAGCTTCTTGGGTGGAAGTTTATTCAGTGTTCTGGTGCATGCAGGTTATCTTCAGATGATATTCCCCATTCTCTGCACTTTAAAAATCTGTCAAAGAACAACAACCTTCCCATTTCCACTTGGCCACCCACAACATGATGGCCCAGGAAGCATAATATTTCAATATAGTGGTCAGGCTGCTGATTTCAGTGCCTGAATAATGGGAGTGAGTTAGGTACCAGTCCTATTTTATCCACATCCCTAACTCCCTCGACCCCTTAAAACACACACCAGAAGTAAAGAAAATGCAGCTCTTGGTTTTGGAAATTGCTGAATGAATATTGCAAAAAGAAGTGATCATATTGAAGGAACATCAGTTACTTTTAGCTGATGGCCTGTAGAGAGTTGTCTTGCTGTTACGAGAGTGCTTGGTTGCTGCTTATCATTGGTGCAATTTCCAGGTAGCTAGGTGCTCATGCTCATTGGGGTTGATGTTGGAAATACAATGCCGAGGGCAACATTTCAACTTTCATAGAAGTAGATAATAGAAATATTACTGCATATGGGTCTCCAGAGAGTACAGGACTCTGGATTTCTTTTGCCATTAGGTTAAAATTTTCCTCATATTTTAAAGTGGAAGCAGACAAATAGTTGATGCTTTATTAGAATGTCATGAAGCTATCACCAGTTTATTTCAGCCTTTTTGCAAATCTTATATTCATAAATTGCAAAATCTTGCAGAATTACAATGTCACTTAAAATCACACCTTCGTCATCACTGCTTTGATAACCTGGCCTGTTCTTGTAACAGAAGAAGGTTGGCGGAAGAAACAGCTCTAAGGCAAGGGCCCTCTGTTCTGGAGTTGGTTTGACTTCACTCAGCATCACCACATCGTCTCCATCTTCTTCCTGTTCTTCCATCTCTGTAAAATCAGTCATAAAAAAAACTAAAGGAAATGCttgaaatactcagcagatcaggcagcatcttggcAACAAAAAACAATTTGCGTTTCATGCCGATGAACCTTTTGGCATGTTGGGGGTTTCAAGAATCAGTAATTTCCTGGAGCCAGCCTCCCAGCAGCATTGCAAACCCCTCTGCCTACTTCAGCCGCAGTAACAAGCCACCTTGCTGAGATGTTCCCGATGTTGAGGCTATTTTTAAAGTTATTAAACATGGAGACTTTTTACCTACAAAGAACAGTCTGTTGCTGCTTCTTCACAACCGCAAGGCCCCCTGTTTTAATTGGCTCAACAGCTTTGAGAATTCCATCCATTATCATTAATTGGAAGGTGAACCTAGCCTCTGGCTAATAATTGGCCAATTCAGGGAGACTCACTATTCCCTCCACACTGCAGACTTCTCACCCTTAATTGCCCATATGGCAGGGATCGGAAAACAGATAGGCAAATTAActtgatgttgtggttctgttcgctgagctgggaatcggtgttgcagatgtttcgttccctgtctacgtgacatcctcagtgcttgggagcctcctgtgaagcgcttctgtgatgtttcctccggcatttgtagtggtttgaatctgccgcttccggttgtcagttccaactgtccgttgcagtggtcggtatattgggtccaggtcgatgtgcttattgattgaatctgtggatgagtaccatgcctctaggaattccctggctgttctctgtttggcttgtcctataatagtagtgttgtcccagtcgaattcacgttgcttgtcatctgcgtatgcggctactaaggatagctggttgtgtcgtttcgtggctagttggtgttcatggatgtggatcgttagctgtcttcctgtttgtcctatgtagtgttttgtgcagtccttgcatgggattttgtacactacattggttttgctcatgtagtgtacaaaatcccatgcaaggactgcacaaaacactacacaggacaaacaggaagacagctaacgatctgcatccatgaacaccaactagccacgaaacaacacgaccagctatgcttagtagccacacacgcagatgacaagcaacatgaatttgactgggacaacactactatcataggacaagccaaacagagaacagccagggaattcctagaggcatggtactcatccacagattcaatcaataagcacatcgacctggacccaatataccgaccactgcaacggacagttggaactgacaaccggaagcggcagattcaaaccactacaaatgccggaggaaagatcacagaagtgcttcacaggaggcacccaagcactgaggatgtcatctagacaggggacgaaacgtctgcaacacaaattcccagctcagcgaacagaaccacaacaacgagcacccaagctacaaatcttctcacaaactttgaattaacttgatttctctctgcacagatgatcTCTGGCCTGTtttgtatttccagcattttctgttattTCAAATTTCTTGTCTCTCAGGCATTTCGTTTTTGTCACAAAATCCAAAATTAGCTCCATTCCTGCTTCGATACAGGATgtgttctgatgaaaagtcactggactcgaaaactttttttcccccccacagatgcagccagaccagctgagtttcagCATTAATATtcattttgtttcagatctccagcatatgcattTCTTTGTTTTCTTATTGAGGCGGATAGTAAAAGCACTCAGATATTTTCTTGAAACCATGGCTAAATTCATAAAAAACGTGCACAGATCAAATTGTGATGGTAGAATAGAAAATTAATTTCAAAGTTATGACAGGACATCTCTGCATGAATTCtgcagggtagtgtcctaggttcaacaatcttcagctgtttcatcaattaTATCACCGCCACCTCACGTAAAGTCAGTAGTTGGAATATTCACTGATGACCTCACGATGTACAACAACATTGGTGATTCCTCAAAAACTGAAGAAGTCTATATACAATTGCAGCACggcctggacaatatctaggtttGGGTTGACAAGTtaacatttatgccacacaagtgtcagggatgaacatctccaacaagagagaacttAATCattgcccttgacattcaatgcacTACTATTGCTGAATCCTCAATTATCAATATCTTGGTgtataccattgaccagaaactgaactcagCTGGTCATAGAAATgttgtggctacaacagcaggtcacagactaagcaagtaactcatctctgATCCCCAGGCGTTGTTAACCATCGAAAcaacacaaatcaggagtgtgatggaatactccccacttgcctggatgaatgcagctccaacaacactcaagaggttTGACACCATTCACAATaacagctcacttgattggcaccacatccatatcCTCCACTACCAACATTCAATAGTCACAGTATGTGCCAACTACTAAATGCATTATAAAAATTCACTAATCCTTctaaaacagctccttccaaacccacaaccacgaccacctagaaggacaagcagtagctacatgggaacaccaacatcTGCAAATTCGTCTCCAAGTCATTcagcattctgacttggaaatatattgctgttcctttagtgtcgctgggtcaaaattcggAATCTCCATCCACAACAGCATTGTGGGGGTACCAATACCAAGTGGATTGCAATGGTTCAAGCGGTAGCTCATTCACACTTCTCAAGGACAAGACataggcaataaattctggcccattCAGCTATGATTACATCTCATTAATGAATGAAAAATGAAGTATGATCGTCAAGTGGCTCATCTAAGGCATAGCCCATTTTCTTTAGCACTATGGAATAAATGAAATCAGCTCCAGCCATCATAAAGACCATTTTAGCAGTAACTCTTATTGATGCAGATGAATGTGTGCCTTCAATTATTAAATACTGTAAGAACagcagcagagggtggtacgtgtatggaatcagctgccagaggatgtggtggaggctggtacaattgcaatatttaagaggcatttcgatgggtatatgaataggaagggtttggagggatatgggccggatgctggcaggtgggactagattgggttgggatatctgattggcgtggacaggttggaccgaagggtctgtttccgtgctgtacatctctatgactgtaacagCCTTCTGAAGTGAAAGCCAACATAAACTATTGACAGTATCATATCATCAGATGAATCCCTCAAACCAGCAACATAATCTGTAATTGATTCCTGGCTTATAACATTGTTTTGTGATTGACTAAGGTAGAAGAATCATCCatcaaaaaaaaaagagattagAATCAGTACTTCACAGTCAAATTGTTGGCTGATACATTCTGTGGAGAAATAGTTCTATGGATAACATGCCATAAGATGACCCCTTTCCAGCAAGGAGTCAAGTGCAAGATGAAGTAGGTGAGGACAGAAAATTAATGGGGAAAAGAAAACTTTACAAATAAGTTTTTATATTTGCTCCCAAAAACTTGGAATTCCAAGCACTTAGGCTGTTATATTGTGTTTTATATTCTCGAGTAAAAAAATACGATTTACACTGTtgctcaaataaaaacaaatgccTATGGTTGTTAAAAATGCTACTAATGTGGATAAGCATTCCATTAATTCTTTTATTGATACATATACATGCAACTTGAGCAGCACAGACTAAAATAATGCTGTACTGAAAGATTTATAAAAAGTCATGAGATTTACCTCGTAGAAACTTTCCTCCTTGTTTCAATTCAGATGCTCCAAGTGAAGTATGATCATCATTTCCATTTTGATCATTCTTTTGTTTTGTTAACTCAGCAATCCCAGTTGTGCTCTGCACTGTCTCAATGACTTGTTTGAACAGCTGGGCCATTTCTTTTAGTTTAAAGTGCACAGCAAACTCTACAAGGACTTGCTTATTCTCTGAATAATCCAGTGCGTGCCAAGTCCAGATGCAATTACTGGTCTTTGCATGCTTTAGTTCCAGATCTCTTGTGATCCAGTGATTGGCACAGCATTTATTAGTGGCATTCCACATCACTAATCTTGATAACTTTGTTATTTTATCTTCtaaaactctgatttctccaaaTGCTCGCTCCTTCCACCGCAAGGACATCCTTTCAAAGCAGTACAGCTTTCCTCTGTTAGAAAAGAGAACATTTTCTGCATCTAAGATGGTAGCTGGATCATTAACTGGAGGAGGGGATGGTAACATTGTTTTCTGTGCAACTTTACAATCTTCCTCGTTCTTCTCTTGAGATTCTGCAGAATTTGTTAGGTTACTTGTACCCAGTGTGAATTGAAAATCATTACCTGCACCAAATTTAAAAACTGGGCAAAAAACTGGAGATGTAGCAGTAAAGAGTGAGCAATCTGTTGCTATTCTCTTGATGTCCTCTTGTGCATTACCATTACTAGCTTCTGCAAAACTACtagcaacagatgcaatagacTGTGGAATACATGCAGAATCTCCTGTGTGAGACAAATTTAGTGGTTCAATATTTGTCCATCTCCTTCTGCTAAGATTAGGGCTCTCTTTAGCAGTTAAGCTATCTGGATGTTCCATCTCACTAGTGACAACAGAACTCTGGCAGTCATCAGAATAACCTTGGTTTTCAGTTACATGGGATACTTGTGTATTGCAACCTTGCTCACCAAATATGAGAGGGTTTTTGCCTTCTTCATCTGTATCACTACTACATCTCCCCAAAGGATTTTCAGGGATAGATGTTGCATTACCAAGTTGCGAGAAAGGAATTTTCCCAATTACTGATTGTTGTGTAGATTTTGGCACTTCAACGGATTTTGTTTTGCAAGTTTTGATAGCATCATCAACAAATGGAACTTGAGTTTGTTGTGTACTGATTGAAGGGAGCCCTTTGTTGAAACCTGctgcaaaatccacacagccaGAGTTAGCAGATTCGATCCTGTGAAATATTTCTGGTTCAGAAGTTAATGTTTCTGCCAGCAAAGTTTCTTTTAGTTTGTGGGTTTCAACACCAATATCAGTTGGTGCTTTCTCAGAACTCTGCTGATTTACTACTGGTGATGAATCCTTGCAATTCAAACCGGATGAATGTGCTCTGTTAAACGTAGATGGTTCAGCATATATTGACAACTCTGATGTTTGTATTTCATTCACTTTGGCAACATCAGCTGGCCTAACACTGTTCTGTTGCTGACTGACTGTTGGTGTCCAACCTTGATTGAGACTGGTTACAGCATTAAAGCAGATTGAATTTGCCCTGGAGCAAACAGAGGTCGTTTCAACACATCTAGCAAAAAGATTCAATGGCTTTGTGCTGTTTTGAGTTGGCAGAACATTTTGTGCAACAGGAGTTGACAATGATGAGGAATTGGAGTAAGTTGAAACAAATGATGGTGAAGCAAGCAaaaatggaggagacaggacAATATCTGGATTTTCTAACTTAAAATCGGAGTTTGGTGATTTTGACCTGCCGACAGTTGATACAAATGGCTTTTCATTCAAATTAGGAACATCATTTTTGGATACTTGGGTAAGTGCAACAAGGTCAGGTACATCTCGTGCAATATCTGGTGGAGTGATTGGAGTTAGACCTTTACAGTTTCTTAAAGCAACTGTTTCAGCACTTATTGACAGTCCTGAGGTTGACATTTCCTTCACTTTGGTAACACTGTCTCGTGTTGCAGTGCTCTGCTGCTGAGTGATTGAGTAAGTGGGTTCTTGACCAAAGGCAGGTGTAAACACCATTGAATTAGAGCCAATTGAATTGGTCCTGGTGAAAATAGAGGATGTTTCAGCAGAACTAGCAACATGCTTCAAAGGGTTAAAGCCGCTTTGAGATGTTACACAGCTTTGTTCACACAGTGTTCGGCTTGAGGTTGAGGAACCTGATGATGGCGAAGTGAATAAAGTTGAAGCTGATGTGATAATACCAGAATCTGCTAATTTAAAATCAAAACTTGGTGTGGTGGATCTGCTAGTAGTCGACAAAAATTGCTCTTCGTTCAAAGTTGGAACATTGCTTTGGGGTACTTGTAAAAACATCTCTCTTCCAACAGTTGAACCTGTCAGACAAGCTGGATTTTCTGGGTTTCTCAAAGATTCACTTGATTTGGTTGTTGATTTTATACTGGGAAAAGGTTTCGATGAAAAATCCAACGTTCCAGTTCCAGAGTTGAAAAAGGAAAATGACGCCGTTGGCTTGACTTGACCACTCAAGAATCCTGAAGTACCAAACAAATCAGGTTTTGGTGAGCTTTCTTGTGAACACTGTTCTTTCCCTTTCCCAAACTGAAAAGAGGATGATGTTCCATTTGAATCCAAAAGCACTTTGCTAATGCAAGTGGATGATGTGCTGTAGCTCGTTTGGCTATTTTGATGTTTCATATGTTTACCAGTTGACTCACATATAGTTTTATTGTGTAACACAGAAGTTGAAGTACTGGTTGGAATTCTTATAAAACAGCATGAACCAGGCTTCTCAAATGTGAAACCTGTTGATGTTGCCAGTGCTTGCTGATCCTTTAATTTGTTGGTTAAGGTATCTGCACTGGGCAACTTGGATGACGGTGAACTTCCACAGGTGACTGCGGGCTGAAGGAATCCGACACCAACATTTGAAATACTGGATTCTTTTTGTTTGGATGGTGAGCTGGAGCATTTAGATACAGCAAAACTAATAGCACCAGAGCTAAATAGCTTTTGCTGACATTCGCCTGTTTTGTCAGAGCTTGCCATTGTTGAACATAAGTTCAGAGTAACTGGAAGAGATGCTGTTACCGCTGTTGGCATGTTTTCGACAGTGCTTGTGATGCTGGAGATGGTTTCAGATTGAACTGATGTAGGAGGAACAGGATCGTGTTTTTGCTTTTTATCTTCCACAACAAGTGATTTTTCAAAAGCACAGGGTGATGACACCTCTGAGTTTGAAACTGATGGGATACTTGCAGTGGATCCTGAATGAGGAGGCAAAGGCACGTATAAATTGCCACGGAATTTCTTTTTCACTTTTTTAATGGATTGACCAAAACTGAATAATTTAACATGAGGCTTCTGTACTCCATCAGGTGTTTTGAGCAGCTCTACAGGAACTGAAGACAGTGAAGGCTCGAGATTATTTTCACTATCAGCATATCCTTCAGTCACAAAGCAGTTCCAGTCTTTTCTGTAGGATTGATAGTGTTTATAGCGCAGTTCCTGTAACAACAACAGAAAAAGAACTTGTCATTTTGCTTTTGAATGCATCAATGCTATTTTACTCAACCAGTTCCTGTGATAGCTAGTAGTGTCTTCTTCCCATGATGAAGGATAGTGCGCCAAAAGCTCGTCATTTCAAATAAAcacgttggactataacctggtgtcatgtgacttcagaccttgaccactccagtccaacactggcacctccagtGAAACACTTTCAAATGATTTAAGAACATTGAACTGTTACATAAATTGATCTCATTATTTATTTCTTAATTTCATAACAAACTTTAACACTTCATGACAACATAAAGTTTCTGGTTTGCAGAGGACAAGTTACTTATAGGAACTGGTGTTAGGTGGTTGTTGGAAATGTTCCTTCTGTAGAAATCCTAACAGTGACAGCTAAATGAACAAACAATGTAAAGATCCAAACTGTACTAACATACCTCTGGACTCATGTTTTGATGGTCTTCTTTTGCAGAAATACACCAAATCTGGTCAAGACAGCCATATTCAAAAATAGTTTCTGGCTGAAAAAGAGGTTTGTTTAATTCATAGATGTCTTACTTTAAAAATTCATACTTTAAAAATTATTACTTTGCATTATAAAAAAACTACTTGCAAATGAaatcctggttatgtatataagAATGACAAGCTGTTAAAGTTAACTTACAACAAACTTTGGCTCTTTAAATTCCTTGGGCTGCTTCCACATTTTTAAGGTAGTTTTAAATTGGTAGCCACCTGTGCGTAGCTCACTTGCAGTATTTCCAGTATCTGGAAAATAAAATTAACAGATATAATCTGTAGTATTCCTGCCATTTCAAATAGCCATACACAGTAATCTACTACAGTGATGTAATATTGATTGCACATGTTTCATTATTTTTAACTACAGACTTTCTCGGCACAAAACTGTATTTGAAAATGCAACCTAAAAATTCATCATAAAGTTAAAGGAAACCAACTTTATTAAGTACATTTCTTCAAGTACAAATTCAACCCTCATTCACATTGAGCTTCAAGAGCTGGACAGAATTTTAAGCTCCCAGCAAAAGCTTCTAACTCTGACAGACTATTACCTATTGAACTATGCTAACAGATTTAAGCATGTTCTGTTTTGAAAGGCTTAGATTTCTTCTCAAGAGGCTCAGATTTATCGCAGGCAGC from Chiloscyllium punctatum isolate Juve2018m chromosome 1, sChiPun1.3, whole genome shotgun sequence includes:
- the LOC140480088 gene encoding uncharacterized protein, with the protein product MEASLTCAVCLSVFENPTTLPVCSHNFCKKCILECVTKSFSYGLDYGGGGGGGSNIWKNSQLECPLCRKSNFIAEGAVNMPGNTTLAEVVKLFRSQQHQQLTVGGGREPEPLEPLAGGTRAPGGDAGERELCQRHPHRKLQLFCKVCKQLACGQCVSEDHRGVFHAVNLVDMIYQEEKLEYFNNLRELRQLNNRLKVEIADNPSDLEYVLDYDKEIIITKIDRILEKVELKKRQLIDEIEKKKEWKERERKAQLERKRTQKKTIEEYLKECEKLVNECNPVNFLKVACDLNERVKSNLAIVLPTLEKHNELTCLQPHQFLVKPVLDSISALQLTKDTEKPNSILDTGNTASELRTGGYQFKTTLKMWKQPKEFKEPKFVPETIFEYGCLDQIWCISAKEDHQNMSPEELRYKHYQSYRKDWNCFVTEGYADSENNLEPSLSSVPVELLKTPDGVQKPHVKLFSFGQSIKKVKKKFRGNLYVPLPPHSGSTASIPSVSNSEVSSPCAFEKSLVVEDKKQKHDPVPPTSVQSETISSITSTVENMPTAVTASLPVTLNLCSTMASSDKTGECQQKLFSSGAISFAVSKCSSSPSKQKESSISNVGVGFLQPAVTCGSSPSSKLPSADTLTNKLKDQQALATSTGFTFEKPGSCCFIRIPTSTSTSVLHNKTICESTGKHMKHQNSQTSYSTSSTCISKVLLDSNGTSSSFQFGKGKEQCSQESSPKPDLFGTSGFLSGQVKPTASFSFFNSGTGTLDFSSKPFPSIKSTTKSSESLRNPENPACLTGSTVGREMFLQVPQSNVPTLNEEQFLSTTSRSTTPSFDFKLADSGIITSASTLFTSPSSGSSTSSRTLCEQSCVTSQSGFNPLKHVASSAETSSIFTRTNSIGSNSMVFTPAFGQEPTYSITQQQSTATRDSVTKVKEMSTSGLSISAETVALRNCKGLTPITPPDIARDVPDLVALTQVSKNDVPNLNEKPFVSTVGRSKSPNSDFKLENPDIVLSPPFLLASPSFVSTYSNSSSLSTPVAQNVLPTQNSTKPLNLFARCVETTSVCSRANSICFNAVTSLNQGWTPTVSQQQNSVRPADVAKVNEIQTSELSIYAEPSTFNRAHSSGLNCKDSSPVVNQQSSEKAPTDIGVETHKLKETLLAETLTSEPEIFHRIESANSGCVDFAAGFNKGLPSISTQQTQVPFVDDAIKTCKTKSVEVPKSTQQSVIGKIPFSQLGNATSIPENPLGRCSSDTDEEGKNPLIFGEQGCNTQVSHVTENQGYSDDCQSSVVTSEMEHPDSLTAKESPNLSRRRWTNIEPLNLSHTGDSACIPQSIASVASSFAEASNGNAQEDIKRIATDCSLFTATSPVFCPVFKFGAGNDFQFTLGTSNLTNSAESQEKNEEDCKVAQKTMLPSPPPVNDPATILDAENVLFSNRGKLYCFERMSLRWKERAFGEIRVLEDKITKLSRLVMWNATNKCCANHWITRDLELKHAKTSNCIWTWHALDYSENKQVLVEFAVHFKLKEMAQLFKQVIETVQSTTGIAELTKQKNDQNGNDDHTSLGASELKQGGKFLREMEEQEEDGDDVVMLSEVKPTPEQRALALELFLPPTFFCYKNRPGYQSSDDEEDSFETAVKKLYPNYNKFI